The DNA window TCCCCGGTTGCTGTCGGACATCCTGCGTCCTCCCTCTGAACGTCTCATCAGTTATTACGAGTGTGTGGTCCAAGCTTTCACTACACAACTTTTTGGCACCACCTCCCACACGGTGCTGATGATCATGACCTTTGACAGATATGTGGCCATCTGTAATCCTCTGCGTTACGCTGCCATCATGACCAACAAGATGGTGATCAAGCTGACAGTGTCTGCCTGGGGCGTGGCCTTTGTGTTGGTGGGGATTCTGCTGGGTTTGACCATAAGACTGAACCGATGCAGGACAAAGATCATGAATCCATTCTGTGACAACGCCTCGCTGTTCAAACTctcctgtgagagtgtgtttgttaataatGTTTACGGCCTCACGTTCACCGTGGTCCTGCTCTCAGCTTCTATCGGCAGCATAGTTCTCACATATACTAAAATAACCATCGTCTGTCTGAGCAGTAAAAACAAGTCTCTGAACAGTAAAGCTTTAAAGACCTGCAGCACTCATCTAATGGTGTATCTCATCATGATGTTTAGTGGAATCATTCTTATTACTCTGCATCGCTTCCCTCAGTACTCAGACTATAGGAAACTTTCTGCCATTCTGTTTGTCCTTGTCCCTGGAAGTCTCAACCCCATTATTTATGGTGTACAGTCCAAAGAGATACGGAAATTtctattgaaaatgttttgcacaaaaaaatgtttggcatcatgtaaaaaataaatgtttctttttattaagcAAATTGTCAAAAGAACTCATATGAACTGcgaataaattaattaattctcAACGAAAGCTTCTGTTTTTGcttaaaatatacacatattgtaaatatgtaaataaatgttcacaGCAAAATACTCTAGTCTGCAAATGATTGTGTGATATTCACATAATATATTGATAGAGAAATGGAACAAAGTGAAGagagtgttttatatatatatgactcagttatatattatatatactgatGTTATTGCTATAAATTCTGTACATAGCTTTTTCTGTCTCAATACTACTCCTCAATAATGATTATTACTGAATACAAAGCAGAGCTAAAATGGCTATAGTATATATACTGTAGTATTTTCACTTCTTAtgtctgtttgtcattttatcaaATTTCATCTATGGTTGAGTCAGTAGCtaaaaatttaaatatggttCTCAGGTGTTGGTGGGTGGTCAGGTTGCCTCATCGATTGAACAGGTTTTTACAACTGAGGGAGTAATGCATTTGTTAGGTGTGTGGAGCTAATCTAATGAGAGTGATATTGTGACTTCAACAATAGCTCAACAGATTTGACTTCTCCAGTTCTTTCAACACAACTCGCTGCTCAGGGAAAAGCTGGAAGGAGTTTTTGTTGTTAGGGCATCTTTTATACCCATACTTAGCATTTCTCAAGGACATAAAAGTCTGGATGACCCACAGTTTTCTCTTATTaaaatcagataaaacagaggttctTATTCTCGGCCCTTAGAGAGAAAAATCAGGTATCTGGGAGTCTTCTTTGATCCTGATTGGTCCTTTGATTCtcaagcctagtttatgcttctgcgtcgcgtcgacgccgtacctacgccgtacctacgccgtaccTATGCCGTACCTatgccgtacctacgccgtaccTATGCCGTCAACGCGGACCCCTACGgcgtagcctgacgtgcgcctcccaaaaatcctaactacgcgtcgcGTCGACGTGgaccgcaagcgctgtgattggtccgctcagaacgtaagttccggcagttgcttttccggtctttcttcctcgtcatAAAAACACCTCcgcaaacgtcttctctgtcgcccgcgcttcaacatttgcaatataagcatttgttcctCAATATTAATGAGctcaaacaacaaatacagctgctccacctcggtcgccattgtttactgttgtttactttacagaagaaaaagcgaggattcggctataaccacacaaacacacagccacaccccctagcagcatggcggtgaattgcagagcaacgcgttccttcgacgcagaacttcgaatgctcaacgactgcGTCACGTGttgcagaagcataaactaggctttactttaaacacatttctgggaccgccttctttcacttacgtaatatctcaaaaatgtcctgtctcaaaaagaagcagaaaaactAGTGCACgcctttgtcacatccagactagattattgtaattccttattatcaggctccagcagtaagtcattaaagaccctgcagcttgtccaaaatgctcCCAGAAGTCAGACTTACTTGTTGTCCCTAAAGTCTCTCAAAgtagaggaggagccagagctttcagcatcaggctcctctcctgtggaatcatctcagggtcagttcaggaggcagacctCCTCTCAGTGTTTAAGAGTCGGCTTTAAACCTTCCTTTAACATAAAGCTTATAGTGAGAGCTGGTCCAGACTCGTCTTAGATCAGCTCtgagttctgctgctgtagctttaGAATGTGGAggaacacatgacacatggagcttctctttcctctgctccctccttaTCTCATCAAATAACTTCACGTCTCATcaacatgttactgacttgacttcttcccggAGTCCCTGGGCCTTATCGCTCGCAGATCCACAtcgtggatcatgatggtggatcatgatcgaggtggcagctgatcgtagACTATGATCACAATAAGACTGCTTGAtaaacaatatgtctcctcagatactcgaccattactgacaataacttcTCAATTTATTCACGTTCCATCAAGCTTCAAACTGTTTCCTCTAACCAGCGCTGTAACTACTCTTATTTCTCTGACGTTCTCAGTGACACGTGGCGTCTACTGCACTTGTGTCCTGGGAGACAGATCCTTTTTAGTAGTTTCACCCTTGttgagttaagaacagaggacgtcacagcttgttaaagcctatgagacaaattgtgatttgtgaatatgggctatacaaatacattttgattgattgattgattgacttagGGCATTACTCAcagggcctgatctactaaaagtgtgcgtgtgtaaaaacatgtgcaaacttgatttcacccacaaaaaaacatgcaagctgatCGACTAACAGTGCGCACTGAGGTCTGCGTGGAGAATAACATGCGCTGTTCATTTAGCACGTTTGCCTTAATGAATATGCAAAATCTGCGTTTCTACCTGAGTGCACAAATAGATGCGaatactttaatttagcacatgcattgtgatttacaaagcctgaaaaAAGATTGTGGTAGTTGTGACTGCGTCTTTATTTAAAACGTTTGAAAGGAAAGTGCTAATCGGCACAGCGCTAcgcacagatggctgcagttattgtggtgaggaggagatggcaggaagaagacagagagaacgGATTCTTTCTGCTCGTGTTAGCATGTTTGGATGGACAGAAGCAAAAACAATTCCTCTCCTGTCAGGGCACTGATCGTCACACCAGATACAGCTGACCAGCTGCctggtgtgtgctgtgtgtgcaacAACGGCCCGAGTGTCGAGCCTGAGTGCTCGTGCCACAGAAGACACAGCCCTCACTTGCCGCACAATATTGGTGAGAGGCATCTCTTCCACCGAGGTTTTATTATGagctatttattttcttctactCTTAATTTCattggtttttgttttacccacaTCATTTACTTTCTTGCAGATACTCTCCcatattgtgtttctttaagttatattcatatttctttGCTCAACagcatgtttgtttgcctcttccacTAACACATCCAGTTCTATTGCATTAAATTTAATTCTGCTCCCCGTAATGCTCCATGGCAGAAACCAGTAACACACGcaaaacactcatttaaataCTACTGCCTCCACCATGTTTGCAACTGTTATCATTTGCGCAATCATTTGAAGTAGATCACCCGCAAAACGCCCACCAACCAAATGTGCAATCTGTTATAATGCAGACGTAATTTAGCTCTCTATATTTTGGATGTCAGTAGATCAGGCCCGCAGAGTGTACAAAGAACTAGTGTAAGCCCTGTGGTCTAAACATGGAGTAttattgggttagggttaggggttaacTGTAACCAGGGCCTGAAAAATGAcacttaacttttttttctcccaaattaatcacatttttgaAAACGAAACAGGCTTGAAAACGTATTAAACTTGGCACTAGCGTCGTTGTTACATAGTCTGTATAgctattttcattatttcaggtTGATGGAAAACTACACCTACAACAGCTTCACTCTCCAGCTGGAGGGGTTGAATGTTTCAAATGAATCAATCTACCcagtcttcctcttcttccttttctcctaTCTGTTCATCCTGGTAGCTAACGTAGGCATTGCTGTCCTAGTTTTCACAGACAAAAACCTTCACCAGCCCATGTACCTCCTTTTCTGTAACCTGCCATTTAATGACATACTTGGAAACTCTATCATGGTCCCGCGTTTGCTCATAGACATCCTGCGTCCTCCCTCTGAACGTCTCATCAGTTATTACGAGTGTGTGGTCCAAGCTTTCACCTCACACATGTTCGGCACCACCTCCCACACGGTGCTGATGATCATGACCTTTGACAGATATGTGGCCATCTGTCATCCTCTGCGTTACGCTGCCATCATGACCAACAAGATGGTGATCAAGCTGACAGTGTCTGCCTGGGGCGTGGCCTTTGTGTTGGTGGGGATTCTGCTGGGTTTGACCATAAGACTGAACCGATGCAGGACAAAGATCATGAATCCTTACTGTGACAACGCCTCGCTGTTCAAACTctcctgtgagagtgtgtttgttaataatGTTTACGGCCTCACGTTCACCGTGGTCCTGCTCTCAGCTTCTATCGGCAGCATAGTTCTCACATATACTCAAATAACCATCGTCTGTCTGACCAGTAAAAACAAGTCTCTGAACAGTAAAGCTTTAAAGACCTGCAGCACTCATCTAATGGTGTATCTCATCATGATGTTTAGTGGAATGATCATCATTATTCTGCATCGCTTCCCTCAGTACTCAGACTATAGGAAGCTGTCTGCCATTCTGTTTGTCCTTGTCCCTGGAAGTCTCAACCCCATTATTTATGGTGTACAGTCCAAAGAGATACGGAAATttctatttgaaatgttttgcacaaaaaaatgtttggcatcatgtaaaaaataaatgtttctttttattatcaaaaGAACTCATATGAAACCATGAACcgtgaaaaaaatgtatcaatgTTAATGCTCTGAATGAAAGCTTCTGTTTTTgcctaaaatatatattaattgtaaatatgtaaataaatgttcacaGCAAAATACTCTAGTCTGCAAATGATTGTGTGATAATCACTTAATGTATTGATACAGAAATGGAACAAAGAGAATATTTGAACACAGCACATAGAAACATGGAAGGAGACCTCTGTAGATGTGAACAGCTTTGGTTGTCAAAAGTGAGCAGAAAAATGtcctgattttattattatgaatacTGTATATTGCTTGTGTGTCTCAATGCTCGTGGTCAATGATGATTAGTGTAATGATTATTACTGGATACACAGCAGTGCTAAAACAGCTAATTGATCAGCATGTTGTGTGTTAGATTTAACACTTTGTTGTGTAATTAACTTTGAAGCCATTAAGGAATGAACTTCCAACTGCAGCAGTTTTAAGtattttcacttcttttttctgtttttcattttatcaaaTGTCCTTAA is part of the Paralichthys olivaceus isolate ysfri-2021 chromosome 15, ASM2471397v2, whole genome shotgun sequence genome and encodes:
- the LOC138404876 gene encoding olfactory receptor 8G17-like is translated as MENYTYNSFTLQMEGIKVTKDTMYPVFFLYFISYIVIMVMNIGISILIVIDKNLHQPMYLLFCNLSVSDIIGSTHIVPRLLSDILRPPSERLISYYECVVQAFTTQLFGTTSHTVLMIMTFDRYVAICNPLRYAAIMTNKMVIKLTVSAWGVAFVLVGILLGLTIRLNRCRTKIMNPFCDNASLFKLSCESVFVNNVYGLTFTVVLLSASIGSIVLTYTKITIVCLSSKNKSLNSKALKTCSTHLMVYLIMMFSGIILITLHRFPQYSDYRKLSAILFVLVPGSLNPIIYGVQSKEIRKFLLKMFCTKKCLASCKK
- the LOC138404877 gene encoding olfactory receptor 8G17-like, which produces MENYTYNSFTLQLEGLNVSNESIYPVFLFFLFSYLFILVANVGIAVLVFTDKNLHQPMYLLFCNLPFNDILGNSIMVPRLLIDILRPPSERLISYYECVVQAFTSHMFGTTSHTVLMIMTFDRYVAICHPLRYAAIMTNKMVIKLTVSAWGVAFVLVGILLGLTIRLNRCRTKIMNPYCDNASLFKLSCESVFVNNVYGLTFTVVLLSASIGSIVLTYTQITIVCLTSKNKSLNSKALKTCSTHLMVYLIMMFSGMIIIILHRFPQYSDYRKLSAILFVLVPGSLNPIIYGVQSKEIRKFLFEMFCTKKCLASCKK